The following proteins are co-located in the Candidatus Phytoplasma asteris genome:
- the tmk gene encoding dTMP kinase → MKLIIFEGLDGSGKTSLIKSVQQELTKQSNEVMVIRGLGSSTIGNSIRETFLTHNTLHNLTRYFLSFANMIQTQEELIKPHLKTNKIIFVDRWLGSNFAYRVYPSKIDKNYHIFNNLSKKFIKPDITIYLKINPQLGLERKINQKNHQLDVIETSSLTYFQQVEKGYYEFLKKPNLGTKIILNNMNYKDAKFNQQYIIKKIGEI, encoded by the coding sequence ATGAAATTAATTATATTCGAAGGACTCGACGGTAGCGGAAAAACAAGTCTAATAAAAAGCGTTCAACAAGAATTAACAAAACAAAGTAATGAAGTGATGGTTATTCGCGGATTAGGTAGCTCTACAATTGGTAATTCTATACGTGAAACGTTTTTAACCCACAATACTTTGCATAATTTAACTAGATATTTTTTAAGTTTTGCCAACATGATTCAAACCCAAGAAGAACTCATCAAACCTCACTTAAAAACAAACAAAATCATTTTTGTAGATAGATGGTTAGGCTCTAATTTCGCCTATCGCGTATATCCTTCAAAAATTGACAAAAATTATCACATTTTTAACAATTTGAGTAAAAAATTCATCAAACCTGATATCACTATTTATCTAAAAATTAATCCTCAATTAGGTTTGGAACGTAAAATAAATCAAAAGAATCATCAATTAGATGTGATTGAAACTAGTTCCTTAACTTATTTTCAACAAGTAGAAAAAGGATATTATGAATTTTTGAAAAAACCAAACCTAGGAACTAAAATTATCTTAAATAATATGAATTATAAAGATGCTAAATTTAATCAACAATACATTATCAAAAAAATCGGAGAAATATAA
- a CDS encoding YqaJ viral recombinase family protein, which produces MQITNLNQRTSQWYQHRQKYINASEIGSITGNDKFRTLEQLVHDKLFGTTFTSNKYTEHGNKTEPLARSFFEKTTKLNFPDTIFTDDEVQMFSASLDGYNSKTNTLLEIKCPYVNENNNISPSWNGFFSHQEVPINYWSQVQCQLYCSQANFAYFLVYFNDTNYHVVRICQDNNFINKMIADGKKYLELLHKAKQELSQTTFLKQLNKINFN; this is translated from the coding sequence ATGCAAATAACCAATCTAAACCAAAGAACCTCGCAATGGTACCAACATCGACAAAAATACATTAATGCATCAGAAATAGGTAGTATCACTGGAAATGATAAATTCCGAACCTTAGAACAATTAGTCCATGATAAACTCTTTGGAACTACTTTCACAAGCAATAAATACACTGAACACGGCAATAAAACTGAACCACTAGCACGCAGTTTCTTTGAAAAAACAACTAAATTAAACTTCCCTGATACAATCTTTACGGATGATGAAGTCCAAATGTTTTCTGCCTCACTTGATGGATATAATTCTAAAACCAACACTTTATTAGAAATCAAATGCCCTTATGTTAACGAAAACAACAACATATCACCATCTTGGAATGGTTTCTTTTCCCATCAAGAAGTCCCTATTAACTATTGGTCCCAAGTTCAATGTCAACTTTATTGTAGTCAAGCGAACTTCGCTTACTTTTTGGTTTATTTCAATGATACTAATTATCATGTAGTGCGAATTTGCCAAGACAACAACTTCATTAATAAAATGATTGCAGATGGTAAAAAATATTTAGAATTACTACACAAAGCAAAACAAGAATTATCACAAACAACTTTTTTAAAACAATTAAACAAAATAAATTTTAACTAA
- a CDS encoding ATP-binding protein, translated as MKSKQIYLNLLVLFGFAILGLWIYGFFLKKYNNNNLFQNNHPPTEQNQSFEEISKYLEELKKTNEAQINENNQRNQQIEQLTQQIKLNLELISNFNIELKKLTTTKEDKENNLQNKDLKEEEKPQLQQELVTLNEKIQEINDKKEPIHKQTLELIEQKKQLLTTKSKSQEQIKTTTSQIIKTSNNLFISQKIQTLQEAMALNYANKNIIKDLMIQNKDNAEEFQKLKTYDLFLDGQLIHFDKQIKQLQEEIKSLQNNNSYQPKNQKIMFSDIYGMKQEKEELEDLIEYFQDDNFDMVNFDKLIPRGYLLYGPPGTGKSFLIKALCNELGIHYIELEPSRFDKTYVGEGNEELEKIWKEAESHEKTIIFIDEISGLANREDNQSNKTNINIVNNLLTKLDGFKRSDKKIVLMGATNHLDKIDTALRSRFSKEIKIDLLKDDEIEGFLQFLVSDYQISYHTYLYLKEISNKCKGKNYSTRNLKEKIIDSAYIKAKKHKRKNPNHEVMLPSDLDEAINTFQNVKISDTEKKARRKECEDQYVEWKQGLLKYLNPPKDNTQVNKKYTFYGLAGLGRGQHQEYEPTDLPPYAKNPFNKWHILSLSFDPGEDFNYFHTKHKHKDSQFNDQMIVDPSNHYIELNYKGPKYLLEEDKDFFMDEVQYPTNKEDQDGHTILNISYLHFNPVKQYLTLYTKKFNTQENINK; from the coding sequence ATGAAATCAAAACAAATTTATTTAAATTTGTTAGTTTTATTTGGTTTTGCCATTTTAGGTTTATGGATTTATGGATTTTTTCTAAAAAAATATAACAATAATAATTTATTTCAAAATAACCATCCACCAACCGAACAAAACCAATCTTTTGAAGAAATATCAAAATATCTCGAAGAATTAAAAAAAACTAACGAAGCTCAAATTAACGAAAATAACCAAAGAAATCAACAAATAGAACAATTAACTCAACAAATTAAATTAAATTTAGAGTTAATAAGTAATTTCAATATTGAACTTAAAAAATTAACAACCACTAAAGAAGATAAAGAAAACAACCTCCAAAATAAAGACTTAAAAGAAGAAGAAAAGCCCCAATTACAACAAGAATTAGTAACTTTAAACGAAAAAATACAAGAAATTAACGACAAAAAAGAACCAATTCATAAACAAACTTTGGAATTAATAGAACAAAAAAAACAATTATTAACTACAAAATCAAAATCTCAAGAACAAATTAAAACAACCACTTCTCAAATTATCAAAACTAGCAATAATTTATTTATTTCCCAAAAAATTCAAACTTTACAAGAAGCGATGGCTTTGAATTACGCTAATAAGAATATAATTAAAGACTTAATGATTCAAAACAAAGATAATGCTGAAGAATTCCAAAAATTAAAAACTTATGATTTGTTCTTAGATGGTCAATTAATACATTTTGATAAACAAATTAAACAATTACAAGAAGAAATCAAATCTTTACAAAACAATAATTCTTATCAACCTAAAAACCAAAAAATTATGTTTTCTGATATATACGGCATGAAACAAGAAAAAGAAGAATTAGAAGATTTGATTGAATATTTTCAAGATGATAATTTTGATATGGTTAATTTTGATAAATTAATCCCTAGAGGTTATTTACTGTACGGACCCCCAGGAACAGGAAAAAGTTTTTTAATTAAAGCTTTATGTAATGAATTAGGTATACACTATATTGAATTAGAGCCATCAAGATTTGATAAGACTTATGTTGGTGAAGGAAATGAAGAATTGGAAAAAATATGGAAAGAAGCAGAATCACACGAAAAAACCATTATCTTTATTGATGAAATTAGCGGACTAGCTAATCGTGAAGATAATCAATCTAACAAAACAAACATCAACATTGTTAATAATTTATTAACTAAATTAGATGGATTTAAAAGAAGTGATAAAAAAATTGTCTTAATGGGAGCTACCAATCATTTAGATAAAATTGATACCGCTTTAAGAAGTAGATTTAGCAAAGAAATTAAAATTGATTTATTAAAAGATGATGAAATTGAAGGATTTTTACAATTTTTGGTATCTGATTATCAAATTAGTTATCACACTTATCTTTATTTAAAAGAAATCTCTAACAAATGTAAAGGCAAAAATTATTCTACTAGAAATTTAAAAGAAAAAATAATTGATAGCGCTTATATTAAAGCCAAAAAACACAAACGTAAAAACCCCAACCACGAAGTCATGTTGCCTTCAGACCTAGATGAAGCTATTAATACTTTCCAAAACGTTAAAATTTCTGACACTGAAAAAAAAGCTAGAAGAAAAGAATGCGAAGACCAATATGTAGAATGGAAGCAAGGATTATTAAAATACTTAAATCCACCTAAAGATAATACTCAAGTAAACAAAAAATACACCTTCTACGGACTCGCTGGCCTAGGACGCGGACAACACCAAGAATACGAACCAACCGACCTCCCCCCATACGCCAAAAACCCATTCAATAAATGGCACATCTTAAGTTTATCTTTTGACCCAGGAGAAGATTTCAATTATTTCCACACAAAACACAAACACAAAGACTCACAATTTAATGACCAAATGATAGTAGATCCATCAAATCACTACATAGAACTCAACTACAAAGGCCCCAAATACCTTCTAGAAGAAGATAAAGACTTTTTCATGGATGAAGTTCAATATCCCACTAACAAAGAAGATCAAGATGGACATACAATCTTAAATATTAGCTACCTCCACTTCAATCCAGTCAAACAATACCTCACCCTTTATACTAAGAAATTTAATACTCAAGAAAATATAAATAAATAA